The DNA sequence GCAGTTCGTCCCGCCTCGCGGGCGGGAGCGCGCCGACCAGGTCGAGCGCTCTGCCCAGCACCCAGGCCGCCGCGACGTTGGTGTAGGCGTTGTCGTCCAGCCCCGGGCGTTGTGATCCGGGGTACGCGTCGTGGTACTCGTCGGGACCCATGACGCCGCGAATGTGGTATCGCGCGTCGCTCGGGTCGTACTCGGCGAGGCTCGACCAGAACTGTGCGACGCGGAGCATCAGTTCGGCTCCGGGACCGTGGAGGAAGTCGTCGTCGCCCGTCGCCTGCCAGTAGCGCCAGACGTCGAGTGCGACGGCGGAGCCGACGTGCCGCTGGAGCCTGGACCGGTCCTCCAGCCACCGGCCGGAGCGCGGGTTGAGGTGAAGCCGCTGCGTCTCCTCCCGTCCGTCGCTGCCGCTCTGCCAGGGGAACATCGCCCCCCGGTGGCCCGCCCGGCGTGCGGCTTCGCAGGCCCGGGGCAGCCGTCTGTGGCGGTAGAGGACGAGTGAGCGTGCGAGGCCCGGGAAGTGCAGGTCCAGATACGGCAGGACGTAGGCCTCGTCCCAGAAGACATGTCCCCGGTAGGCCTCACCGGTCAGGCCCCTCGCGGGTACTCCGACATCGAGTCCGGTGGTGTGCGGGGAGACGCTCTGCAGGAGGTGGAAGAGGTGCAGATGCAGGATGCGGCCGGCCTCCCCGGGAACGGCGACCTCGCCCTCCCTCCACAGGTCGTCCCAGGCGGCACGGTGGGTGACGAGCAGCGCGTCGAAACCGGGTGTCGCGGCCAGCTCGGCGAGAGCCGCCGACAGCGGATCGGCAGGTGGCCGGTCCCGTGAGGTGTGCAGGCTGAGGATCTTGGTAACCGTCACCCGCCCGCCCCTCGCGACGGCGACCCTGCTCGACGTCGACACTCCCGTCGCCGTCGCGCTGTGCCGCACGTCGGCCCCCGCGACGACCGTACGCACGGCCATCCCGACCGCGATGCGGGACCGGGAGGTGCGGCAGGAGAGCCACTGCACGTCCTCGGGCGTGACGCCGGTCCGCAGATCGACGAGATGGCCGTTCGCGAGAGCGCGGTAGCGTTCGACGCCCGCGTTGACGACCGACCCGTCGAGTTCCGCGTCGATCTCGATGTCCCCGCTCCAGCCCAGTGCGCGCAAGGTGGTGCGCTGACCGGCCAGGTGCGGCGTTCCCATGTGGACGAAGCGGGTGTGCGTGACGGCCAGTCTGCGGCCCAGCCCGTCCTGGAACAGCCACCGCATGGTGAGCACGCCCGCGCGCAGGTCGAGCCGGACGCCGCTGTGCCGCAGACTGCGGTGGTCGGGCGAGAGCCAGTCACCGGGAGGGGAGCCGTCAGGACGGCGCCGGTACCGCAGGACCGACCAGTTCGGCAGGTTGACGAGGTCCTCGTTCTCCAGCGTCCTTCCGTCGA is a window from the Streptomyces zhihengii genome containing:
- a CDS encoding glycoside hydrolase family 65 protein; this encodes MKSVWQWSYRGYDPKHQRLRETLCTLGNGYFAVRGSVPECTSLPVHYPGLYAAGCYNRLRSTVDGRTLENEDLVNLPNWSVLRYRRRPDGSPPGDWLSPDHRSLRHSGVRLDLRAGVLTMRWLFQDGLGRRLAVTHTRFVHMGTPHLAGQRTTLRALGWSGDIEIDAELDGSVVNAGVERYRALANGHLVDLRTGVTPEDVQWLSCRTSRSRIAVGMAVRTVVAGADVRHSATATGVSTSSRVAVARGGRVTVTKILSLHTSRDRPPADPLSAALAELAATPGFDALLVTHRAAWDDLWREGEVAVPGEAGRILHLHLFHLLQSVSPHTTGLDVGVPARGLTGEAYRGHVFWDEAYVLPYLDLHFPGLARSLVLYRHRRLPRACEAARRAGHRGAMFPWQSGSDGREETQRLHLNPRSGRWLEDRSRLQRHVGSAVALDVWRYWQATGDDDFLHGPGAELMLRVAQFWSSLAEYDPSDARYHIRGVMGPDEYHDAYPGSQRPGLDDNAYTNVAAAWVLGRALDLVGALPPARRDELLGGMALAGETDRWQDLTRRLHVPFHDGVISQFAGYEQLRELDWADYRARYGDIGRLDRILEAESDSVNRYKASKQADALVLGYFFTPRELHAVFDRLGCPVDDDVWRRTVDYYRRRTSHGSTLSNLVHGWLLTRLRGADAWEYCSQALLSDVADIQGGTTAEGIHLGAMAGTLDLVQRGLTGLECTDTALRLDPVPLRQLQRLSFPVRYRGHRGIRLHVVRGRVGVEVPASQHGPLDLILPGDRRVTVEPGRERWFHLPDSPDSTGR